A stretch of DNA from Meiothermus sp. Pnk-1:
AGATGGGCTTTGAACTGCGCCACCCGCGCCGGGGCGTTCTTGGCCGGGGTGCGGGTCAGGCCCGCGTAGTAGGCGCCCGCAGGGGACATATAGTGCAGGCCGATGCCCTCCTGGGCGCAGTGTTTGAGGAGGGCCGGGGTCACCACCGCGTTGCCCAGCACCACGATCTCCTCCACGGCGATGAGCGGCTTTTGCAGCAGGACTTCCCGCCCAGCGCGGCGGGCTATCTTGAGGGTGCCTCCCTCCTTGGAAAGGTAGGCGTCGGGCTCGAGCACGTAGACTACACCCATCCCGCCACCCCCTTGCGCCACAGCTCGGGCTGGCAGGCCTCCCGCACGCTGCACCCCTCGCACTTGGCCGGGGGCACCTCCACTCCCGGAGGCCTGGGGCTTGCGAGAAGGGCGCGCATCCGGGCCACGGCTTCCTCCACGGCGGCGAAAAGCGCTTCCGTGAAGGCCACCTCGCGGCGGGCGTGGCTCTGGTGGTAGTAAACGAAGCCTCGCTTGGCCTCGATCCCCCGCGACTCCAGCAGGCACAGGGCCTGGGCTGCGAGCTGGACGGCGTCGGAGTGGTTGGCCTGGGGGAAAGCCCGCCCCTTCTTGTACTCCACCACCGCGGCCTCTCCTTTCCTCCACTCCAGGCGATCCACCACCCCCACCAGCCCCAGCCGATCCGACCAAACCCAAAGCCCCGAGCATTCGCCCGGCTCGGTGTAGGCCCTCTCGTGCAGGTAGTGACCCTCGATGAGGTGGTGGTTGGCGTGGAGTTCACCCAGGACGTACTCGAGGTAGAACCGCCGAGGGCAGTAGGCGACGGTGTTGACCTTGGACACAGGTAGGTAATGGGCCTCCTCCATAGGCCAGCTTTA
This window harbors:
- the cas4 gene encoding CRISPR-associated protein Cas4, which gives rise to MSKVNTVAYCPRRFYLEYVLGELHANHHLIEGHYLHERAYTEPGECSGLWVWSDRLGLVGVVDRLEWRKGEAAVVEYKKGRAFPQANHSDAVQLAAQALCLLESRGIEAKRGFVYYHQSHARREVAFTEALFAAVEEAVARMRALLASPRPPGVEVPPAKCEGCSVREACQPELWRKGVAGWV